ATGCGCCAGTTGGTAAGGCGGGTCCAAGCGAGGTCGGTGTCGCCGGCCTTGTAGGTTTGGTGGATGCGTTCCAGGGCGGCCTGGGGATCCGGTTCGTTCGCGGAGTCGGTGATCCTGCGGTGTGCGATGGCGCCGATGGAGGTTTCGCAGGCGTTCTCGGGGGCGCCGTGCGGCCACCAGGCCACGATGGGTGCGTCCGGGAGCAGCAGCGCCGCGACCAGGGACTCGGATTCGTGCGCGAGCTGACCGTAGCCGCGCAGCACAATGACCTCCGAGGCCCCGGCATCCCCGCCAACGCGGATCTGCGCGTCCAGCCGATCCTTGGCGTCTTTCCCGGCGTCGGCGAGCACGATGATCCGGCAGGGGTGTTCACGGGAGGCGTCGTTCGCGGCCTCGATCGCTTCTTCCTCGAGCCCGGACTTGGTGACCACCACCAGGGTCAGGACCCGGCCCAGGGCGATCACTCCACCCTGCTCGCGCAGGGCCATGAGTTTCTTGGAGACCTTGGACGTGGTGGTATCTGGCAGGTTAACGATCATGGCCTTCTCCAGGTTCGTCCGTCACGGGCCAGCAGCTCATCAGCGCTGGCGGGGCCCCAGGAGCCGGGGGCGTAGGGTTCAGGCTGTTCGTTCAGCGACGCCCAGTATTCCTCAAACGGGTCGAGGATCTTCCAGGACAGCTCCACTTCCTCATGCCGAGGGAACAACGGCGGCTCACCCAGCAACACATCCAGGATCAACCGCTCGTAGGCCTCGGGGGAGGATTCGGTGAAGGAGTGCCCGTAGCCGAAGTCCATCGTGACATCCCGGACTTCCATCTGGGTGCCCGGGACCTTGGACCCGAACCGGATGGTGACGCC
This window of the Pseudarthrobacter defluvii genome carries:
- a CDS encoding glucose-6-phosphate dehydrogenase assembly protein OpcA — translated: MIVNLPDTTTSKVSKKLMALREQGGVIALGRVLTLVVVTKSGLEEEAIEAANDASREHPCRIIVLADAGKDAKDRLDAQIRVGGDAGASEVIVLRGYGQLAHESESLVAALLLPDAPIVAWWPHGAPENACETSIGAIAHRRITDSANEPDPQAALERIHQTYKAGDTDLAWTRLTNWRIQLAAALDEVDSSPVTAVAVEGASDSPSTILLAAWLTLTLDAPVTIVADPAGTGIRRVRLTRPGGDVQLFRPGLSVAELTQPGQPAQRISLPRRSLRDCLAEELRRLDPDEVFGEVITIGLPRTNLRSVRPSER